The proteins below are encoded in one region of Halorhodospira halochloris:
- a CDS encoding aspartate aminotransferase family protein, whose protein sequence is MSESKDRVGQISPLLKTSSGVVAERGEGAYIIGSDGSRYLDFTSGIGVTATGHCHPKVVEAAQRQVASLVHGQYAILRHRPLVELAEKLGERMPGEIDRFFFASAGTEACEAAMRLARQATGKPNMIVFQGGFHGRTMGSLSMTTSSVGLRAGVQPMMGGVVVAPFPNSCRYGWSDEETADFCLRELDHILATQSMPAESAAFFVEPVQGEAGYIPAGKRFLQGLRERADRHNMLLILDEVQSGYGRTGTFWAHEQDEMQPDILITAKGLASGFPLSAFGASEQLMSRGWPGSQGGTYGGNAVACAAALATLEVIDEEGLVENAAEQGALLRSRLEALQQEDESIGAVQGRGLMQGTELVDRSGQPDGDRAARVLQEMEKQGVLMIRCGPQGQIVRWLPPLIVTQAEIERAVDAFHQALRNTSL, encoded by the coding sequence ATGAGCGAATCTAAGGATCGCGTCGGCCAGATTTCGCCGCTGCTCAAGACCTCCAGTGGAGTGGTTGCTGAGCGCGGCGAGGGCGCCTATATAATTGGTAGTGATGGTAGTCGATATCTTGACTTCACCTCAGGTATCGGCGTCACAGCCACAGGGCACTGCCATCCTAAAGTTGTAGAGGCTGCCCAGCGGCAGGTGGCATCTTTGGTCCACGGACAGTACGCCATACTGCGCCACAGGCCGTTGGTTGAACTGGCTGAGAAGCTCGGTGAGCGTATGCCCGGGGAGATTGACCGATTTTTCTTCGCTAGTGCTGGTACCGAGGCCTGTGAGGCAGCAATGCGGCTGGCTCGCCAGGCAACTGGCAAACCGAACATGATCGTGTTCCAGGGCGGCTTCCATGGGCGGACCATGGGGTCACTGTCAATGACAACCTCAAGCGTAGGTCTGCGAGCCGGCGTGCAGCCGATGATGGGGGGGGTTGTAGTAGCGCCATTCCCGAACTCCTGCCGCTACGGGTGGAGCGACGAAGAGACAGCCGATTTCTGCCTGCGCGAACTTGATCATATTCTTGCTACGCAGTCCATGCCGGCGGAGTCAGCGGCATTTTTCGTCGAGCCAGTACAAGGCGAAGCCGGTTACATCCCTGCCGGAAAGCGTTTTTTACAAGGCCTGCGCGAGCGCGCAGACCGTCATAATATGCTTCTTATACTAGATGAGGTGCAGAGCGGCTACGGGCGCACAGGGACTTTTTGGGCGCATGAGCAGGACGAGATGCAGCCTGATATCTTGATAACCGCTAAGGGTTTGGCAAGTGGCTTTCCTCTTTCCGCGTTCGGCGCCTCAGAGCAGCTGATGAGCAGGGGGTGGCCTGGGTCTCAGGGCGGTACCTATGGAGGTAACGCGGTTGCTTGCGCTGCTGCTTTAGCGACGCTTGAGGTTATAGATGAAGAGGGTTTGGTAGAAAACGCCGCGGAGCAGGGCGCGCTATTGCGGTCAAGACTTGAGGCTCTGCAACAGGAGGATGAATCGATTGGCGCTGTGCAGGGCAGAGGGCTAATGCAGGGGACCGAGTTAGTAGATCGGTCTGGCCAGCCGGATGGTGATCGGGCAGCCCGCGTTTTGCAGGAGATGGAGAAGCAAGGGGTGCTAATGATTCGCTGCGGCCCGCAGGGTCAGATCGTGCGCTGGTTGCCGCCACTTATCGTCACTCAAGCTGAAATTGAGCGAGCCGTGGATGCTTTCCATCAGGCACTGCGCAATACATCACTGTAG
- a CDS encoding MBL fold metallo-hydrolase RNA specificity domain-containing protein — MKLRFLGATQQVTGSCFLVECAGSKVLVECGMIQGGRKQEELNRDEFPFDVAEIDAVLITHAHLDHSGRLPLLAQVGYRGPVHAHKATVQLCDIMLRDAAHIAERDAAIATKKRRRTHQDPVEPVYTVDDAKDAIELFVGHAYDETWQVAPGIIARLRDAGHILGSAVIELWLEENGEQRKVVFSGDIGRDNTPILQDPVRIEEADLLLMESTYGNRDHRSWEETWDELGTIINDARAAQGNIMVPAFSVGRAQELLYLFAKFYDEWGLDEWSVFLDSPMAINATQVYSRFGELYDKEASEFYADENNTPFHLPNLRLTPEAEDSMAINRVASGALIIAGSGMCNGGRIRHHFKHNLWRRNSHVIIVGFQAQGTPGRALVDGARELKLWGESVRIGAQIHTVGGLSAHAGRSELIAWFEAIKNTPRVALVHGELGGMEDLAEDLRAKGAEVEVPEYGHVIDLTRLPSRSSPAPLVDEARG, encoded by the coding sequence ATGAAGCTTAGATTTCTGGGTGCAACTCAACAGGTTACAGGTTCTTGTTTTTTGGTCGAGTGTGCCGGCAGCAAGGTGCTTGTTGAGTGCGGCATGATACAAGGCGGCAGAAAGCAGGAAGAACTTAATCGAGATGAGTTTCCCTTCGATGTTGCAGAGATTGATGCTGTTCTGATAACTCATGCCCACTTGGATCATTCCGGCAGACTCCCCCTTTTGGCCCAGGTTGGGTATCGCGGGCCAGTGCACGCCCATAAGGCAACTGTACAGCTGTGCGATATTATGCTCAGGGACGCTGCGCACATTGCAGAGCGCGATGCTGCTATCGCGACCAAAAAACGCCGCCGCACCCATCAAGACCCTGTAGAGCCGGTCTATACTGTAGACGATGCGAAAGATGCCATAGAGCTGTTTGTTGGGCATGCTTATGATGAGACTTGGCAAGTTGCCCCAGGTATCATCGCACGGTTGCGGGATGCTGGGCATATCCTTGGGTCAGCGGTAATAGAGCTATGGCTGGAAGAGAATGGCGAGCAGCGTAAAGTAGTTTTCAGCGGCGATATTGGCAGGGATAACACTCCTATTCTGCAGGATCCTGTCAGGATCGAAGAGGCTGACCTGCTGCTCATGGAAAGCACCTACGGCAATCGCGACCATCGTAGCTGGGAAGAGACTTGGGATGAGCTAGGCACCATCATTAACGACGCTAGAGCCGCGCAAGGCAACATTATGGTTCCAGCCTTCTCTGTTGGTCGTGCCCAGGAATTGCTCTATCTATTTGCGAAATTCTATGACGAGTGGGGGCTTGATGAGTGGAGTGTTTTTCTCGATAGCCCTATGGCTATCAACGCTACTCAGGTCTATTCCCGGTTTGGGGAGCTCTACGATAAGGAAGCAAGTGAATTTTATGCAGATGAGAACAATACCCCCTTCCACCTGCCCAATCTGCGGTTGACGCCAGAAGCGGAAGACTCCATGGCGATTAATCGCGTAGCTAGTGGGGCGTTGATCATCGCTGGTTCGGGCATGTGCAATGGCGGGCGAATCCGCCATCACTTCAAGCACAATCTATGGCGTAGGAACAGTCATGTAATCATCGTTGGGTTTCAGGCGCAGGGCACTCCAGGGCGGGCTCTGGTAGATGGGGCGCGAGAGCTGAAACTCTGGGGTGAGAGTGTCAGAATAGGGGCTCAGATACACACTGTTGGCGGGTTGTCGGCTCATGCCGGGCGAAGTGAGTTGATAGCCTGGTTCGAGGCAATTAAAAATACCCCACGTGTTGCACTTGTGCATGGTGAGTTGGGGGGCATGGAAGATTTAGCTGAGGATCTGCGCGCCAAAGGTGCCGAGGTTGAAGTACCGGAATATGGCCATGTTATCGATTTAACTCGGCTGCCTTCCCGCAGCTCTCCGGCTCCGCTGGTAGATGAAGCCCGCGGGTGA